The following are encoded in a window of Pseudomonas multiresinivorans genomic DNA:
- a CDS encoding Txe/YoeB family addiction module toxin: MNVKSKSRNKSTARGSISVAFTSHGWEDYQFWEQSDGEVFRVLNELIEECRRTPHKGTGRPEPLKGDLSGFWSRRITREHRLVYFFEAEVLTILQCRYHYDK, from the coding sequence TTGAACGTGAAGTCGAAAAGCCGTAACAAGTCGACCGCCCGAGGCTCTATCAGTGTTGCGTTTACCAGCCATGGCTGGGAGGACTATCAGTTCTGGGAGCAGAGCGACGGCGAGGTGTTTCGCGTCCTCAACGAACTGATCGAAGAATGTCGGCGGACGCCGCACAAGGGTACGGGCCGGCCGGAACCGTTGAAGGGTGATCTGTCCGGGTTCTGGTCCCGCCGTATTACCCGTGAGCACCGGTTGGTGTACTTCTTCGAGGCCGAGGTGCTGACGATCCTGCAGTGCCGATACCACTACGACAAATAG
- a CDS encoding DUF2845 domain-containing protein, giving the protein MRFLLIPLLALLAASGAHAGTLRCGTSLINEGDPMDEVLAKCGQPDKRVVTPPTQPRRGPDGKFIPGQPQLETWMYGPSNGAYRYLFFRDKQLQLINTTRKELL; this is encoded by the coding sequence ATGCGCTTCCTGCTGATCCCCCTGCTGGCCCTGCTCGCTGCGAGCGGCGCCCATGCCGGCACATTGCGCTGCGGCACCAGCCTGATCAACGAAGGCGATCCGATGGACGAAGTGCTTGCCAAGTGCGGGCAACCGGACAAGCGCGTTGTCACACCGCCCACCCAACCGCGTCGCGGGCCCGACGGGAAGTTCATCCCTGGGCAGCCGCAATTGGAAACCTGGATGTACGGCCCCAGCAATGGCGCCTATCGCTACCTGTTCTTCCGCGACAAACAACTTCAGTTGATCAACACCACGCGTAAAGAATTGCTCTAA
- a CDS encoding cupin domain-containing protein, which translates to MSERPKAVPTVQIDNDKVLVTEWRFAPGAETGWHRHGMEYVVVPVTNGELLLETPEGERRAPLVLGQSYTRQIGTEHNVINPCDHEVAFIEIELKSDEHPHSH; encoded by the coding sequence GTGAGCGAGCGTCCGAAGGCCGTCCCGACGGTACAGATCGACAACGACAAGGTCCTGGTCACCGAGTGGCGCTTCGCCCCCGGTGCCGAGACCGGCTGGCACCGCCACGGCATGGAATACGTCGTGGTCCCGGTGACCAACGGCGAGCTGCTGCTGGAAACCCCCGAAGGCGAGCGGCGCGCGCCGCTGGTCCTGGGCCAGAGCTACACCCGCCAGATCGGTACCGAGCACAACGTGATCAACCCTTGCGATCACGAAGTGGCCTTCATCGAGATCGAGCTCAAGAGCGACGAACACCCGCACAGCCACTGA
- a CDS encoding DUF1028 domain-containing protein, translated as MTFSIVGRCAETGQLGIAISSSSIAVGARCPWVRAGVGAVATQNITLPALGPQILDQLEAGLEPSAALDKALSSNGYSQYRQVTVIDQHGKVALFTGSEALGVYNAVAGENCVAAGNLLSSTAVIEAMTQAFEGANGCLAERLLAAMQAAMAAGGEAGPVHSAALKVVGDLVWPIVDLRVDWADEAPIDELEKLWVAYKPQLEDYLVRALDPTKAPSYGVPGDE; from the coding sequence ATGACCTTCTCCATCGTCGGCCGCTGCGCCGAAACCGGACAACTGGGTATCGCCATCAGCTCCTCGAGCATTGCCGTGGGCGCCCGCTGCCCCTGGGTACGCGCCGGCGTCGGCGCGGTGGCGACGCAGAACATCACTCTGCCGGCCCTCGGCCCGCAGATCCTCGACCAGCTCGAGGCCGGCCTCGAACCAAGCGCGGCGCTGGACAAGGCGCTCTCCAGCAACGGCTATAGCCAGTACCGCCAGGTGACGGTGATCGACCAGCACGGCAAGGTCGCGCTGTTCACCGGCAGCGAGGCGCTGGGCGTGTACAACGCCGTGGCCGGGGAAAACTGCGTGGCGGCGGGCAACCTGCTGTCCTCCACCGCAGTGATCGAGGCCATGACCCAGGCCTTCGAAGGCGCCAACGGCTGCCTGGCCGAGCGCCTGCTGGCCGCGATGCAGGCGGCGATGGCGGCCGGTGGCGAAGCGGGCCCGGTGCATTCGGCGGCGCTCAAGGTCGTCGGCGACCTGGTCTGGCCGATCGTCGACCTGCGCGTGGACTGGGCCGACGAAGCGCCCATCGATGAGCTGGAGAAACTCTGGGTGGCCTACAAGCCGCAACTGGAGGACTACCTCGTGCGCGCCCTCGACCCGACCAAGGCACCGAGCTACGGTGTGCCGGGCGACGAGTAA
- a CDS encoding phage antirepressor — MTDTYTPTFFTRKKRFLRGLIIDNQAWFVSRDIARLLSVQFPDSFHHRFFPHEVQTVQLAYRTGSTEETILVIEAAAYKALVRFGHPELESLDHWLSQDVIPTLRDQHTPETDAPRRVHLTWETRRLMLLNWQGGLWMRWEEVPLLAWRN, encoded by the coding sequence ATGACCGACACCTACACCCCAACCTTCTTCACCCGCAAAAAACGCTTCCTGCGCGGCCTGATAATCGACAACCAGGCCTGGTTCGTCTCCCGCGATATCGCCCGCCTGCTCTCCGTCCAGTTTCCCGACAGCTTCCACCACCGCTTCTTCCCCCACGAAGTCCAGACCGTCCAACTCGCCTACCGCACCGGCAGCACGGAAGAAACCATTCTGGTCATCGAAGCCGCCGCCTACAAAGCCCTCGTCCGCTTCGGCCACCCGGAACTCGAGTCCCTCGACCATTGGCTGTCACAGGACGTAATCCCCACCCTGCGCGACCAGCACACCCCGGAAACCGACGCACCGCGCCGTGTCCATCTCACCTGGGAAACCCGCCGCCTCATGCTCCTGAACTGGCAAGGCGGCCTGTGGATGCGCTGGGAAGAAGTCCCCCTACTTGCCTGGCGCAACTAG
- the siaD gene encoding biofilm regulation diguanylate cyclase SiaD translates to MTSERELDLLIEDLLADPQYEGHPLREALYQKHQQSLDQLARLERIARISDGFQSMARQQNSTLSERYHKQLRQLEKVARISDRYQDMMRDLNVALKEASTHDTLTGIANRRLLMERLREESERAQRHGESYVLAMLDVDRFKQVNDTWGHEVGDRVLVEIGRAMESALRQYDLCGRWGGEEFLLILPDTRLTDAATIIERVRNDIRCLAVRVGTNALSVTASFGVAEHHPGESYSQTLSRADAALLDAKRSGRDKCEFATD, encoded by the coding sequence ATGACTAGCGAGCGCGAGCTGGACCTGCTGATCGAAGACCTGCTGGCCGACCCACAGTACGAAGGGCACCCCCTGCGCGAGGCCCTGTACCAGAAGCACCAGCAGTCCCTCGACCAGCTCGCGCGCCTGGAGCGCATCGCGCGGATTTCCGACGGCTTCCAGTCCATGGCCCGGCAGCAGAACAGCACGCTGTCCGAGCGCTACCACAAGCAGCTGCGCCAGCTGGAAAAGGTCGCGCGCATCTCCGACCGCTACCAGGACATGATGCGCGACCTCAACGTCGCGCTGAAGGAAGCCTCGACCCACGACACCCTCACCGGCATCGCCAACCGCCGCCTGCTGATGGAGCGCCTGCGCGAGGAAAGCGAGCGCGCCCAGCGCCACGGCGAGTCCTACGTGCTGGCCATGCTCGACGTCGACCGCTTCAAGCAGGTCAACGACACCTGGGGCCACGAGGTCGGCGACCGCGTGCTGGTGGAAATCGGCCGCGCCATGGAATCCGCCCTGCGCCAGTACGACCTCTGCGGCCGCTGGGGCGGTGAGGAATTCCTGCTGATCCTCCCCGACACCCGCCTCACCGACGCCGCCACGATCATCGAGCGCGTACGCAACGACATCCGCTGCCTCGCCGTGCGCGTGGGCACCAACGCCCTGTCGGTCACCGCCAGCTTCGGCGTCGCCGAGCATCATCCGGGCGAGAGCTACTCCCAGACCCTCAGCCGCGCCGACGCCGCCCTGCTGGACGCCAAGCGCAGCGGGCGCGACAAGTGCGAGTTCGCCACCGATTGA
- a CDS encoding type II toxin-antitoxin system Phd/YefM family antitoxin, translated as MQVLTFTQARADLKQTMDDVCRDHEPAVITRQRGEPVVMISLEDYNGMQETLYLLSSTANAKRLRESIDEVRAGKAQVKELTVEREVEKP; from the coding sequence ATGCAAGTGCTCACCTTTACCCAGGCCCGCGCCGACCTCAAGCAGACCATGGACGATGTGTGCCGGGATCACGAACCGGCGGTCATCACGCGGCAGCGTGGCGAACCGGTGGTGATGATTTCGCTGGAGGACTACAACGGCATGCAGGAAACCCTCTACCTGCTGAGTTCCACCGCCAACGCCAAGCGGCTGCGCGAGTCCATCGACGAGGTGCGCGCCGGCAAGGCTCAGGTCAAGGAGCTGACCGTTGAACGTGAAGTCGAAAAGCCGTAA
- a CDS encoding flavin-containing monooxygenase: MTDLNPGAFGKKSLDNLEIDTLVVGAGQAGVAMSEHLTQQGVPHIVLEKSRIAEAWRTGRWDSLVANGPAWHDRFPNMEFPVGPDDFPHKEQVADYFVAYAKQFNAPIRTGVEVKKVTRNEGRPGFTVETSEGTLQALRIVSATGPFQRPVIPAIAPKDEGLYQIHSAKYYNPQQLPEGAVLVIGAGSSGVQIADELNRAGKKVFLSVGAHDRPPRSYRNRDFVWWLGVLGLWDAEEVQPGREHVTIAVSGARGGETIDFRRLANEGITLTGLTKAFEGGKVSFQDDLVANLKAGDDNYLGLLDAADAYIERNGLDLPLEPEARKVYADAECIRNPIQELDLADAGITAIIWATGYAVDFNWLQVDAFDDKGKPKHQRGVSREPGVYFVGLPWLSRRGSTFIWGVWHDAKHVAGHIATQRRYVEYQDASQREGSSVQKAASWE; this comes from the coding sequence ATGACCGACCTGAATCCAGGCGCCTTCGGCAAGAAGTCGCTTGATAACCTGGAAATCGACACGCTGGTCGTTGGCGCCGGACAAGCCGGCGTCGCCATGAGCGAGCACCTGACCCAACAGGGCGTGCCGCACATCGTGCTGGAAAAGAGCCGCATCGCCGAAGCCTGGCGCACCGGCCGCTGGGATTCGCTGGTAGCCAACGGCCCGGCCTGGCACGACCGCTTCCCGAACATGGAATTCCCGGTCGGCCCGGACGATTTCCCGCACAAGGAGCAGGTGGCGGACTACTTCGTCGCCTACGCCAAGCAGTTCAACGCGCCGATCCGCACCGGCGTGGAAGTGAAGAAGGTCACCCGCAACGAAGGCCGCCCCGGCTTCACCGTGGAAACCTCCGAAGGAACCCTCCAGGCGCTGCGCATCGTTTCCGCCACCGGCCCGTTCCAGCGCCCGGTGATCCCGGCCATCGCGCCGAAGGACGAAGGCCTCTACCAGATCCACTCGGCCAAGTACTACAACCCGCAGCAGCTGCCCGAAGGTGCCGTGCTGGTGATCGGCGCCGGCTCTTCCGGCGTGCAGATCGCCGACGAGCTGAACCGCGCCGGCAAGAAGGTCTTCCTCTCGGTTGGCGCCCATGACCGCCCGCCGCGCTCCTACCGCAACCGCGACTTCGTCTGGTGGCTGGGCGTGCTCGGCCTGTGGGACGCCGAGGAAGTACAGCCGGGCCGCGAGCACGTGACCATCGCCGTGAGCGGTGCCCGTGGCGGCGAGACCATCGACTTCCGTCGCCTGGCCAACGAGGGCATCACCCTGACCGGCCTGACCAAGGCCTTCGAAGGCGGCAAGGTGAGCTTCCAGGACGACCTGGTGGCCAACCTGAAGGCCGGCGATGACAACTACCTTGGTCTGCTCGACGCCGCCGACGCCTACATCGAGCGCAACGGCCTCGACCTGCCGCTGGAGCCGGAGGCCCGCAAGGTCTACGCAGACGCCGAGTGCATCCGCAATCCGATCCAGGAGCTGGACCTCGCCGACGCCGGCATCACCGCGATCATCTGGGCCACCGGCTACGCCGTGGACTTCAACTGGCTGCAGGTCGACGCCTTCGACGACAAGGGCAAGCCCAAGCACCAGCGCGGCGTATCCCGCGAGCCAGGTGTGTACTTCGTCGGCCTGCCGTGGCTGTCCCGTCGCGGCTCCACCTTCATCTGGGGCGTCTGGCACGACGCCAAGCACGTGGCCGGCCACATCGCCACCCAACGCCGTTACGTCGAATACCAGGACGCCTCGCAACGCGAAGGCTCCTCCGTTCAGAAAGCCGCATCCTGGGAGTAA
- a CDS encoding LysR family transcriptional regulator — MAKTRAPSLGQVSDFEIRLLRIFKTIVECGSFSAAESTLGISRSAISLHMGDLEKRLGMRLCQRGRAGFALTDEGREVYRATQSLLAALEGFRAEVNELHQHLRGELNIGIINNLVTLPQMRITHALRALKASGPGVRINIGMTTPNEIELGVLDGRLHVGVVPLISPLSGLEYSSLYEERSLLFCSQEHPLFERDDAGITVQEIHACDAVAPSYRIPAEAQERHQELSGSATASDREGMAFLILTGSYIGYLPDHYAADWVAQGRLRALRPERFHYDIPLTVVTRKGRRPNLVLERFLEAVAQSR; from the coding sequence ATGGCGAAAACCCGTGCACCTTCCCTGGGCCAGGTGAGCGACTTCGAGATCCGCCTGCTGCGCATCTTCAAAACCATAGTCGAGTGCGGCAGCTTCTCGGCCGCCGAGAGCACGCTGGGCATCAGCCGTTCGGCGATCAGCCTGCACATGGGCGACCTGGAGAAGCGCCTGGGCATGCGCCTTTGCCAGCGCGGCCGGGCGGGCTTTGCGCTGACCGACGAAGGCCGCGAGGTGTACCGCGCGACCCAGTCGCTGCTGGCGGCGCTGGAAGGCTTCCGCGCCGAGGTCAACGAGTTGCACCAGCACCTGCGCGGGGAGCTGAACATCGGCATCATCAACAACCTGGTGACCCTGCCGCAGATGCGTATCACCCACGCCCTGCGTGCGCTGAAGGCAAGCGGGCCGGGCGTGCGGATCAATATCGGCATGACCACGCCCAACGAGATCGAACTGGGGGTTCTCGACGGACGGTTGCATGTGGGCGTGGTACCGCTCATCAGTCCGCTGTCGGGCCTGGAGTACTCCTCTTTATACGAAGAGCGTTCGCTGCTGTTCTGCAGCCAGGAGCACCCGCTGTTCGAGCGCGACGATGCGGGCATCACCGTGCAGGAAATCCACGCCTGCGACGCGGTGGCGCCGAGTTACCGCATCCCGGCCGAGGCGCAAGAGCGGCACCAGGAACTCTCCGGCAGCGCCACCGCCTCGGACCGCGAGGGCATGGCCTTCCTGATCCTCACCGGCAGCTACATCGGCTACCTGCCCGACCACTACGCCGCCGACTGGGTCGCCCAGGGCCGCCTGCGCGCACTGCGGCCGGAGCGCTTCCACTACGACATCCCGCTGACCGTCGTGACCCGCAAGGGCCGCCGGCCGAACCTGGTGCTGGAGCGGTTCCTCGAGGCGGTGGCGCAGAGTCGCTGA
- a CDS encoding aspartate aminotransferase family protein has protein sequence MNQQVNVTPSVASELNLKAHWMPFSANRNFHKDPRIIVAAEGSWLVDDKGRKIYDSLSGLWTCGAGHSRKEIADAVAKQLTTLDYSPAFQYGHPLSFKLAEKITQLTPAGLDHVFFTGSGSECADTSIKMARAYWRLKGQAQKTKLIGRARGYHGVNVAGTALGGIGGNRKMFGQLMDVDHLPHTLQPGMAFTKGMAETGGVELANELLKLIELHDASNIAAVIVEPMSGSAGVLVPPKGYLQRLREICDQHNILLIFDEVITAFGRMGKATGAEFFGVKPDIMNVAKQVTNGAIPMGAVIASSEIYDTFMGQNLPEYAVEFGHGYTYSAHPVACAAGIAALDLLEKENLIQQSLELAPHFEKALHGLKGAKNVVDIRNCGLAGAIQIGARDGDAIVRPFEASMKLWKEGFYVRFGGDTLQFGPTFNAKPEDLDRLFSAVGDALNGVA, from the coding sequence ATGAACCAGCAAGTGAACGTCACCCCGTCGGTGGCCAGCGAACTGAACCTGAAGGCCCACTGGATGCCCTTCAGCGCCAACCGCAACTTCCATAAAGACCCGCGCATCATCGTCGCCGCCGAAGGCAGCTGGCTAGTGGACGACAAGGGCCGCAAGATCTACGACAGCCTGTCGGGCCTGTGGACCTGCGGCGCCGGTCACTCGCGCAAGGAAATCGCCGACGCGGTCGCCAAACAGCTGACCACCCTCGACTACTCCCCGGCGTTCCAGTACGGCCACCCGCTGTCCTTCAAACTGGCCGAGAAGATCACCCAGTTGACCCCGGCCGGCCTCGACCACGTGTTCTTCACCGGCTCGGGCTCCGAGTGCGCCGACACCTCGATCAAGATGGCCCGCGCCTACTGGCGCCTGAAAGGCCAGGCGCAGAAAACCAAGCTGATCGGCCGCGCCCGTGGCTACCACGGCGTGAACGTTGCCGGCACCGCCCTGGGCGGCATCGGCGGCAACCGCAAGATGTTCGGCCAGCTGATGGACGTCGACCACCTGCCGCACACCCTGCAGCCGGGCATGGCCTTCACCAAGGGCATGGCCGAGACTGGCGGCGTCGAGCTGGCCAACGAACTGCTGAAGCTGATCGAACTGCATGACGCCTCCAACATCGCCGCCGTGATCGTCGAGCCGATGTCCGGTTCCGCCGGCGTGCTGGTTCCGCCGAAGGGCTACCTGCAGCGCCTGCGCGAAATCTGCGACCAGCACAACATCCTGCTGATCTTCGACGAAGTCATCACCGCCTTCGGCCGCATGGGCAAGGCCACCGGCGCCGAGTTCTTCGGCGTGAAGCCGGACATCATGAACGTCGCCAAACAGGTCACCAACGGCGCCATTCCCATGGGCGCGGTGATCGCCAGCAGCGAAATCTACGACACCTTCATGGGCCAGAACCTGCCGGAATACGCTGTTGAGTTCGGCCATGGCTATACCTACTCCGCGCACCCGGTCGCCTGCGCCGCCGGTATTGCCGCGCTGGACCTGCTGGAAAAAGAGAACCTGATCCAGCAGTCCCTGGAACTGGCTCCGCACTTCGAGAAGGCCCTGCACGGCCTGAAGGGCGCGAAGAACGTCGTCGACATCCGCAACTGCGGCCTGGCCGGCGCGATCCAGATCGGCGCCCGTGACGGCGACGCCATCGTGCGTCCGTTCGAAGCCAGCATGAAGCTGTGGAAAGAAGGCTTCTACGTGCGCTTCGGCGGCGACACCCTGCAGTTCGGCCCGACCTTCAACGCCAAGCCCGAAGACCTGGACCGCCTGTTCAGCGCCGTCGGCGACGCCCTCAACGGGGTGGCGTAA
- a CDS encoding RidA family protein gives MPTHTRIRMFNTKDTYPNQTLDNDLCQAVRAGNTVYVRGQVGTDFEGNLVGLGDPRAQAEQAMKNVKQLLEEAGSDLSHIVKTTTYLIDPRYREPVYQEVGKWLKGVFPISTGLVVSALGQPQWLMEIDVIAVIPD, from the coding sequence ATGCCTACCCATACTCGCATCCGCATGTTCAACACCAAGGACACCTACCCGAACCAGACCCTGGACAACGACCTCTGCCAGGCCGTGCGCGCCGGCAACACCGTGTACGTGCGCGGCCAGGTCGGTACTGACTTCGAGGGCAACCTGGTAGGGCTGGGCGATCCGCGTGCCCAGGCCGAACAGGCGATGAAGAACGTCAAGCAACTGCTGGAAGAAGCCGGCAGCGACCTGTCGCACATCGTCAAGACCACTACCTATCTGATCGACCCGCGCTACCGCGAGCCGGTCTACCAGGAAGTCGGCAAGTGGCTGAAGGGCGTGTTCCCGATCTCCACCGGCCTGGTGGTGTCGGCCCTCGGTCAGCCGCAGTGGTTGATGGAGATCGATGTCATCGCCGTCATTCCGGACTGA
- a CDS encoding GNAT family N-acetyltransferase: protein MQTPFNFTLGIDPQARDVVVKGLLAYNLGQMGRSNTYDDFELYARNPEGEVVGGMFGQSGMGWLYIDYLWLQDDQRGSGLGSQLIALAEDEARRRGCVGLFLYTYSFQAPGFYEKQGFERMGVLEDCPPGHQRIYLKKHLG from the coding sequence ATGCAAACGCCATTCAACTTCACCCTAGGCATCGACCCGCAGGCGCGCGACGTCGTGGTCAAGGGCCTGCTCGCCTACAACCTCGGGCAGATGGGCCGCAGCAACACCTACGACGACTTCGAACTCTACGCCCGCAACCCGGAAGGCGAAGTGGTCGGCGGCATGTTCGGCCAATCCGGCATGGGCTGGCTTTACATCGACTACCTCTGGCTGCAGGACGACCAGCGCGGCAGCGGCCTGGGCAGCCAGCTCATCGCCCTGGCCGAAGACGAAGCCCGCCGCCGCGGCTGCGTCGGCCTGTTCCTCTACACCTACAGCTTCCAGGCTCCCGGTTTCTACGAGAAACAGGGCTTCGAGCGCATGGGCGTGCTCGAGGATTGCCCGCCGGGGCATCAGCGCATCTACCTGAAGAAACACCTGGGCTGA
- a CDS encoding NYN domain-containing protein, with protein MATKSSAPRQQTHLAVLIDADNAPAAIVEGLFEEIAKYGVASVKRIYGDWTKPNLGKWKQVLLDHSIQPMQQFAYTSGKNATDSALIIDAMDLLYTRRFDGFCLVSSDSDFTRLAARLREEGLTVYGFGEEKTPKPFVSACDKFIYTEILRATPEAPVEPVPVTDRTATPSANDTPKPAAKRKSQKVPLDFIAKVLDDIDGDDDDWVQLGALGQNIGKLQPAFDPRLYGFKKLSDLIKGHPKRFELQARGGGSGGKDLYVRNVGTAR; from the coding sequence ATGGCCACCAAATCCTCCGCTCCGCGCCAGCAGACACATCTCGCCGTCCTGATCGACGCCGACAATGCCCCCGCCGCCATCGTCGAGGGCCTCTTCGAGGAGATCGCCAAATACGGCGTCGCCAGCGTCAAACGCATCTACGGCGACTGGACCAAGCCCAACCTGGGCAAGTGGAAGCAGGTGCTGCTGGACCACTCCATCCAGCCCATGCAGCAGTTCGCCTACACCAGCGGCAAGAACGCCACCGACAGCGCGCTGATCATCGACGCCATGGACCTGCTCTACACCCGCCGCTTCGACGGCTTCTGCCTGGTCTCCAGCGACAGCGACTTCACCCGCCTGGCCGCACGCCTGCGCGAGGAAGGGCTGACCGTCTACGGCTTCGGCGAGGAGAAGACGCCCAAGCCGTTCGTCTCCGCCTGCGACAAGTTCATCTACACCGAAATCCTCCGCGCCACGCCCGAAGCCCCCGTCGAGCCGGTGCCCGTCACCGACAGGACCGCCACCCCGAGCGCCAACGACACGCCCAAACCCGCGGCCAAGCGCAAATCGCAAAAGGTCCCGCTGGACTTCATCGCCAAGGTGCTCGACGACATTGACGGCGACGACGACGACTGGGTCCAGCTGGGCGCCCTGGGGCAGAACATCGGCAAGCTGCAGCCCGCGTTCGACCCGCGCCTGTACGGCTTCAAGAAGCTCAGCGACCTGATCAAGGGCCATCCCAAGCGCTTCGAGCTGCAGGCACGCGGCGGTGGTAGCGGCGGCAAGGACCTGTATGTGCGCAACGTGGGCACCGCGCGCTGA
- a CDS encoding CoA-acylating methylmalonate-semialdehyde dehydrogenase yields MTTVKHLIGGEMIADTGRTADVFNPSTGEAIRKVPLASRETVQQAIDAAKAAFPAWRNTPPAKRAQVLFRFKQLLEANEARISQLISEEHGKTLEDAAGELKRGIENVEYASAAPEILKGEYSRNVGPNIDAWSDFQPIGVVAGITPFNFPAMVPLWMYPLAIACGNTFILKPSERDPSSTLLIAELFEEAGLPKGVLNVVHGDKTAVDALIEAPEVKALSFVGSTPIAEYIYSEGTKRGKRVQALGGAKNHAVLMPDCDLDNAVSALMGAAYGSCGERCMAISVAVCVGDQIGDALVEKIVPQIKALKIGAGTSCGLDMGPLVTGAAQQKVTGYIDAGVEQGAQLLVDGRNYKVAGHENGFFVGGTLFDKVTPDMTIYQEEIFGPVLCIVRVNSLEEAMQLINDHEYGNGTCIFTRDGEAARLFCDEIEVGMVGVNVPLPVPVAYHSFGGWKRSLFGDLHAYGPDGVRFYTKRKAITQRWPQRKSHEAAQFAFPSNG; encoded by the coding sequence ATGACCACCGTCAAGCACCTGATCGGCGGCGAAATGATCGCCGACACCGGCCGCACCGCCGACGTCTTCAACCCGTCCACCGGCGAAGCCATCCGCAAGGTTCCGCTGGCCAGCCGCGAAACCGTGCAGCAGGCCATCGACGCCGCCAAGGCCGCCTTCCCGGCCTGGCGCAACACCCCGCCGGCCAAGCGCGCCCAGGTGCTGTTCCGCTTCAAGCAACTGCTCGAAGCCAACGAAGCGCGCATCAGCCAGCTGATCAGCGAAGAACACGGCAAGACCCTGGAAGACGCCGCCGGTGAACTCAAGCGCGGCATCGAGAACGTCGAATACGCCAGCGCCGCCCCGGAAATCCTCAAGGGCGAATACAGCCGCAACGTCGGCCCGAACATCGACGCCTGGAGCGACTTCCAGCCGATCGGCGTGGTCGCCGGTATCACGCCGTTCAACTTCCCGGCCATGGTGCCGCTGTGGATGTACCCGCTGGCGATTGCCTGCGGCAACACCTTCATCCTCAAGCCGTCCGAGCGTGACCCGAGCTCCACCCTGCTGATCGCAGAACTGTTCGAAGAAGCCGGCCTCCCCAAGGGCGTGCTGAACGTGGTGCACGGCGACAAGACCGCCGTGGACGCGCTGATCGAGGCCCCGGAAGTCAAAGCCCTGAGCTTCGTCGGTTCCACCCCGATCGCCGAGTACATCTATTCCGAAGGCACCAAGCGCGGCAAGCGCGTGCAGGCCCTGGGCGGCGCCAAGAACCACGCCGTGCTGATGCCCGACTGTGACCTGGACAACGCCGTCAGCGCCCTGATGGGTGCGGCCTACGGCTCCTGCGGCGAGCGCTGCATGGCCATCTCCGTGGCTGTGTGCGTGGGCGACCAGATCGGCGACGCGCTGGTCGAGAAGATCGTTCCGCAGATCAAGGCCCTGAAAATCGGCGCCGGCACCTCCTGCGGCCTGGACATGGGCCCGCTGGTTACCGGCGCTGCCCAGCAGAAAGTCACCGGCTACATCGACGCCGGTGTCGAGCAGGGCGCCCAACTGCTGGTCGACGGCCGCAACTACAAGGTCGCCGGTCACGAGAACGGCTTCTTCGTCGGCGGCACCCTGTTCGACAAGGTGACCCCGGACATGACCATCTACCAGGAAGAAATCTTCGGCCCGGTGCTGTGCATCGTGCGCGTGAACAGCCTGGAAGAAGCCATGCAGCTGATCAACGACCACGAATACGGCAACGGCACCTGCATCTTCACCCGCGACGGTGAAGCCGCCCGCCTGTTCTGCGACGAGATCGAAGTCGGTATGGTCGGCGTCAACGTACCGCTGCCGGTACCGGTGGCCTACCACAGCTTCGGCGGCTGGAAGCGCTCGCTGTTCGGCGACCTGCACGCCTACGGCCCGGATGGCGTGCGCTTCTACACCAAGCGCAAGGCCATCACCCAGCGCTGGCCGCAGCGCAAGTCGCACGAAGCGGCGCAGTTCGCCTTCCCCAGCAATGGCTGA